Proteins from one Escherichia coli genomic window:
- the ybjT gene encoding SDR family oxidoreductase: MPQRILVLGASGYIGQHLVHALSQQGHQILAAARHVDRLEKLQLANVSCHKVDLSWPDNLPALLQNIDTVYFLVHSMGEGGDFIAQERQVALNVRDALREAPVKQLIFLSSLQAPPHEQSDHLRARQATADILREAGVPVTELRAGIIVGAGSAAFEVMRDMVYNLPVLTPPRWVRSRTTPIALENLLHYLVALLDHPASEHRIFEAAGPEVLSYQQQFEHFMTVSGKRRWLIPIPFPTRWISVWFLNVITSVPSTTAKALIQGLKHDLLADDTALRALIPQQLIAFDDAVRRTLKEEEKLVNSSDWGYDAQAFARWRPEYGYFAKQAGFTVKTSASLAALWQVVNQIGGKERYFFGNILWQTRALMDRAIGHKLAKGRPEREYLQTGDAVDSWKVIVVEPEKQLTLLFGMKAPGLGRLCFTLEDKGDYRTIDVRAFWHPHGMPGLFYWLLMIPAHLFIFRGMAKRIARLAEQSTD; this comes from the coding sequence GTGCCGCAACGCATTTTAGTTCTCGGTGCCAGTGGCTACATTGGTCAGCATCTGGTGCACGCGCTTAGCCAACAAGGGCATCAGATCCTGGCGGCGGCACGTCACGTCGACAGGCTTGAAAAGCTGCAACTGGCAAACGTCAGTTGCCATAAAGTCGATCTCAGCTGGCCGGATAACCTTCCGGCCCTGTTGCAGAATATCGATACCGTCTATTTTCTGGTGCACAGCATGGGCGAAGGCGGCGATTTTATCGCTCAGGAGCGCCAGGTGGCTCTTAACGTCCGCGATGCGCTGCGCGAAGCACCGGTTAAACAATTAATCTTTCTCAGTTCATTGCAGGCCCCGCCTCACGAGCAGTCGGACCATCTGCGCGCCCGTCAGGCTACGGCGGATATTCTTCGTGAAGCGGGTGTCCCAGTGACCGAATTGCGCGCCGGAATTATCGTTGGTGCAGGTTCAGCAGCGTTCGAAGTCATGCGCGATATGGTCTACAACCTGCCAGTGTTAACACCGCCACGCTGGGTTCGTTCACGCACCACGCCCATCGCGCTGGAAAACTTGCTGCACTATCTGGTGGCGCTGTTAGATCATCCGGCCAGCGAACACCGCATCTTCGAAGCCGCCGGACCAGAGGTGCTCAGTTATCAACAACAGTTTGAACATTTTATGACGGTGAGCGGTAAGCGCCGCTGGTTAATCCCCATCCCCTTTCCCACCCGCTGGATTTCGGTGTGGTTTCTTAATGTGATTACCTCCGTACCGTCAACCACCGCCAAAGCGTTGATTCAGGGGCTGAAACATGATCTGCTGGCGGATGACACCGCGCTACGTGCACTCATTCCACAACAATTGATCGCTTTCGATGACGCGGTACGTCGCACCCTGAAAGAAGAAGAAAAACTGGTCAACTCCAGCGACTGGGGATACGACGCTCAGGCCTTTGCCCGCTGGCGACCGGAGTACGGTTATTTCGCCAAACAGGCGGGGTTTACCGTTAAAACGTCCGCCAGCCTTGCGGCTTTATGGCAGGTGGTGAATCAAATCGGCGGTAAAGAGCGTTATTTCTTTGGCAATATTTTGTGGCAAACCCGGGCGTTGATGGACCGCGCGATCGGTCATAAGCTGGCGAAAGGCCGCCCGGAGCGTGAATATTTGCAGACCGGAGATGCGGTGGATAGCTGGAAAGTGATTGTCGTTGAACCGGAAAAACAACTTACGCTGTTATTTGGCATGAAAGCGCCGGGGCTGGGACGACTGTGTTTTACCCTGGAAGATAAAGGTGACTATCGTACTATCGATGTTCGCGCATTCTGGCATCCGCACGGTATGCCGGGGCTGTTTTACTGGTTACTGATGATCCCCGCGCATCTGTTTATTTTTCGCGGAATGGCAAAACGAATCGCCAGACTGGCAGAACAAAGCACAGATTAA
- the hcr gene encoding NADH oxidoreductase has product MTMPTNQCPWRMQVHHITQETPDVWTISLICHDYYPYRAGQYALVSVRNSAETLRAYTISSTPGVSEYITLTVRRIDDGVGSQWLTHDVKRGDYLWLSDAMGEFTCDDKAEDKFLLLAAGCGVTPIMSMRRWLAKNRPQADVQVIYNVRTPQDVIFADEWRDYPVTLVAENNVTEGFVAGRLTRELLTSVPDLASRTVMTCGPAPYMDWVEQEVKALGVTRFFKEKFFTPVAEAATSGLKFTKLQPAQEFYAPVGTTLLEALESNKVPVVAACRAGVCGCCKTKVVSGEYTVSSTMTLTDAEIAEGYVLACSCHPQGDLVLA; this is encoded by the coding sequence ATGACGATGCCAACCAATCAATGCCCGTGGCGGATGCAGGTTCATCACATTACGCAAGAAACGCCGGATGTGTGGACGATTTCCCTGATTTGCCACGATTACTACCCGTATCGCGCCGGGCAATATGCGCTGGTCAGCGTGCGTAACTCAGCGGAAACGCTGCGTGCTTACACCATTTCCTCCACGCCAGGCGTGAGTGAATACATCACTCTGACCGTGCGGCGGATTGATGACGGTGTCGGTTCCCAGTGGCTGACCCACGATGTAAAACGCGGTGACTACCTCTGGCTTTCGGACGCGATGGGGGAATTTACCTGCGACGATAAAGCAGAAGATAAATTCCTGTTGCTGGCAGCCGGCTGCGGCGTCACACCGATTATGTCGATGCGTCGCTGGCTGGCGAAAAATCGCCCGCAGGCGGATGTGCAGGTGATCTACAACGTGCGTACGCCGCAGGATGTTATTTTCGCCGATGAATGGCGTGACTATCCGGTGACACTGGTGGCGGAAAATAACGTTACCGAGGGTTTCGTTGCCGGACGTCTGACACGTGAACTGCTGACAAGCGTTCCTGATTTAGCCTCGCGTACTGTGATGACCTGTGGCCCGGCTCCGTATATGGATTGGGTAGAGCAGGAAGTGAAAGCGCTCGGCGTGACGCGTTTCTTTAAAGAGAAGTTCTTTACGCCAGTGGCGGAAGCAGCAACCAGCGGTCTGAAATTCACCAAACTGCAACCGGCGCAAGAATTTTACGCACCTGTTGGCACGACACTGCTGGAGGCGCTGGAAAGCAATAAAGTTCCGGTTGTCGCCGCCTGCCGTGCGGGTGTTTGCGGCTGCTGTAAAACGAAGGTGGTTTCCGGTGAATATACGGTGAGCAGCACGATGACGCTGACCGACGCCGAAATCGCTGAAGGTTATGTACTGGCCTGCTCCTGCCATCCGCAGGGGGATTTGGTTCTCGCGTAA
- the ltaE gene encoding low-specificity L-threonine aldolase, with protein MIDLRSDTVTRPSRAMLEAMMAAPVGDDVYGDDPTVNALQDYAAELSGKEAAIFLPTGTQANLVALLSHCERGEEYIVGQAAHNYLFEAGGAAVLGSIQPQPIDADADGTLPLDKVAMKIKPDDIHFARTKLLSLENTHNGKVLPREYLKEAWEFTRERNLALHVDGARIFNAVVAYGCELKEITQYCDSFTICLSKGLGTPVGSLLVGNRDYIKRAIRWRKMTGGGMRQSGILAAAGMYALKNNVARLQEDHDNAAWMAEQLREAGADVMRQDTNMLFVRVGQENAAALGEYMKARNILINASPIVRLVTHLDVSREQLAEVAAHWRTFLAR; from the coding sequence ATGATTGATTTACGCAGTGATACCGTTACCCGACCGAGCCGCGCCATGCTCGAAGCAATGATGGCCGCCCCGGTTGGGGACGACGTTTACGGAGACGACCCTACCGTTAATGCTCTGCAGGACTATGCGGCAGAGCTTTCCGGGAAAGAAGCCGCCATTTTTCTGCCTACCGGCACTCAGGCCAACCTGGTCGCTCTGCTCAGTCACTGCGAACGCGGCGAAGAGTATATTGTCGGTCAGGCCGCGCATAACTATCTGTTTGAAGCCGGTGGCGCAGCGGTGCTGGGCAGTATTCAGCCGCAACCCATCGATGCTGACGCCGACGGTACGCTACCGCTGGATAAAGTCGCCATGAAAATCAAACCCGACGATATCCATTTCGCCCGCACCAAATTACTCAGTCTGGAAAACACCCACAATGGAAAAGTGCTGCCGCGGGAATACCTGAAAGAAGCATGGGAATTTACTCGCGAGCGCAATCTGGCACTGCATGTTGACGGTGCGCGCATCTTTAATGCCGTGGTGGCTTACGGCTGCGAACTGAAAGAGATCACGCAATATTGTGATTCGTTCACCATTTGTCTGTCGAAAGGTCTTGGTACGCCAGTCGGTTCATTACTGGTCGGCAATCGTGATTACATTAAACGCGCCATCCGCTGGCGGAAAATGACTGGCGGCGGGATGCGTCAATCCGGCATTCTGGCTGCCGCAGGGATGTATGCGTTGAAAAATAACGTCGCACGCTTGCAGGAAGACCACGACAACGCAGCCTGGATGGCGGAGCAGTTGCGTGAAGCAGGCGCGGATGTGATGCGTCAGGACACCAATATGCTGTTTGTTCGCGTCGGACAAGAAAATGCTGCCGCGTTAGGCGAATACATGAAAGCGAGAAACATACTGATTAACGCCTCGCCGATTGTCCGCCTGGTAACCCATCTCGATGTCTCGCGTGAACAACTGGCAGAAGTCGCAGCCCACTGGCGCACTTTCCTGGCGCGTTAA
- the ybjS gene encoding NAD-dependent epimerase/dehydratase family protein, whose product MKVLVTGATSGLGRNAVEFLCQKGISVRATGRNEAMGKLLEKMGAEFVPADLTELVSSQAKVMLAGIDTLWHCSSFTSPWGTQQAFDLANVRATRRLGEWAVAWGVRNFIHISSPSLYFDYHHHRDIKEDFRPHRFANEFARSKAASEEVINMLSQANPQTRFTILRPQSLFGPHDKVFIPRLAHMMHHYGSILLPHGGSALVDMTYYENAVHAMWLASQEACDKLPSGRAYNITNGEHRTLRSIVQKLIDELNIDCRIRSVPYPMLDMIARSMERLGRKSAKEPPLTHYGVSKLNFDFTLDMTRAQEELGYQPVITLDEGIEKTAAWLRDHGKLPR is encoded by the coding sequence ATGAAGGTACTGGTTACCGGCGCCACCAGCGGCTTAGGTCGAAACGCGGTAGAGTTTTTATGCCAGAAAGGCATCAGCGTGCGTGCGACCGGTCGCAACGAGGCAATGGGTAAATTGCTGGAAAAAATGGGCGCAGAGTTTGTTCCGGCGGATCTGACCGAGCTGGTCTCATCACAAGCTAAAGTGATGCTCGCAGGCATTGATACGTTGTGGCACTGCTCCAGCTTTACCTCTCCGTGGGGGACACAACAGGCTTTCGATCTGGCTAACGTTCGCGCCACTCGCCGTCTGGGTGAATGGGCTGTCGCCTGGGGAGTACGTAACTTTATTCATATCTCTTCCCCCTCCCTGTACTTCGATTATCACCACCATCGCGATATTAAAGAAGATTTTCGCCCTCACCGCTTCGCTAACGAGTTTGCCCGCAGCAAGGCGGCCAGCGAAGAAGTGATCAATATGCTTTCGCAGGCGAATCCACAAACACGCTTTACTATTTTACGCCCACAAAGTCTGTTCGGGCCGCACGATAAAGTCTTTATTCCCCGTCTGGCGCATATGATGCACCACTACGGCAGCATTCTGTTACCACACGGCGGCAGTGCGCTGGTCGATATGACGTACTATGAAAATGCCGTGCACGCCATGTGGCTGGCAAGTCAGGAAGCCTGCGATAAGCTGCCTTCCGGGCGAGCATATAACATTACCAACGGCGAGCATCGCACTCTACGCAGCATCGTGCAAAAACTGATCGACGAGTTGAATATTGATTGCCGTATTCGCTCGGTGCCTTACCCGATGCTGGACATGATCGCCCGCAGCATGGAGCGTTTAGGTCGCAAGTCAGCAAAAGAGCCGCCGCTGACCCACTACGGCGTCTCTAAGTTGAATTTTGACTTTACGCTGGATATGACGCGTGCACAGGAAGAATTAGGCTATCAGCCAGTCATCACTCTGGATGAAGGCATTGAGAAAACTGCTGCCTGGCTGCGCGACCACGGAAAACTGCCGCGCTAA
- the poxB gene encoding ubiquinone-dependent pyruvate dehydrogenase, whose protein sequence is MKQTVAAYIAKTLESAGVKRIWGVTGDSLNGLSDSLNRMGTIEWMSTRHEEVAAFAAGAEAQLSGELAVCAGSCGPGNLHLINGLFDCHRNHVPVLAIAAHIPSSEIGSGYFQETHPQELFRECSHYCELVSSPEQIPQVLAIAMRKAVLNRGVSVVVLPGDVALKPAPEGATTHWYHAPLPVVTPEEEELRKLAQLLRYSSNIALMCGSGCAGAHKELVEFAGKIKAPIVHALRGKEHVEYDNPYDVGMTGLIGFSSGFHTMMNADTLVLLGTQFPYRAFYPTDAKIIQIDINPASIGAHSKVDMALVGDIKSTLRALLPLVEEKTDRKFLDKALENYRDARKGLDDLAKPSEKAIHPQYLAQQISHFAADDAIFTCDVGTPTVWAARYLKMNGKRRLLGSFNHGSMANAMPQALGAQATEPERQVVAMCGDGGFSMLMGDFLSVVQMKLPVKIIVFNNSVLGFVAMEMKAGGYLTDGTELHDTNFARIAEACGITGIRVEKAAEVDEALQRAFSIDGPVLVDVVVAKEELAIPPQIKLEQAKGFSLYMLRAIISGRGDEVIELAKTNWLR, encoded by the coding sequence ATGAAACAAACGGTTGCAGCTTATATCGCCAAAACACTCGAATCAGCAGGGGTAAAACGCATTTGGGGAGTGACTGGCGACTCTCTGAACGGTCTTAGCGACAGTCTTAATCGCATGGGCACCATAGAGTGGATGTCCACCCGTCATGAAGAAGTGGCGGCCTTTGCCGCTGGCGCTGAAGCCCAACTTAGCGGAGAACTGGCGGTCTGCGCCGGATCATGCGGACCTGGCAACCTGCACTTAATCAACGGTTTGTTCGATTGTCACCGTAATCACGTTCCGGTACTGGCAATTGCCGCTCATATCCCTTCCAGCGAAATTGGCAGCGGCTATTTCCAGGAAACCCACCCCCAAGAGTTATTCCGCGAATGTAGCCATTATTGCGAGCTGGTTTCCAGCCCGGAGCAGATCCCACAAGTGCTGGCGATTGCTATGCGCAAAGCGGTATTAAATCGTGGCGTTTCGGTTGTCGTTTTACCGGGCGACGTGGCGCTAAAACCTGCGCCGGAAGGAGCAACCACACACTGGTATCACGCCCCCTTACCCGTTGTCACACCTGAAGAAGAAGAGTTACGCAAACTGGCGCAACTGCTGCGTTACTCAAGCAATATCGCCCTGATGTGCGGTAGCGGCTGCGCGGGGGCGCATAAAGAGCTCGTCGAGTTTGCCGGAAAAATTAAAGCGCCAATTGTTCATGCCCTGCGCGGTAAAGAACATGTCGAATACGATAATCCGTATGATGTCGGAATGACGGGATTAATCGGCTTCTCGTCAGGTTTTCATACCATGATGAACGCCGACACGTTAGTGCTGCTCGGCACCCAATTCCCCTACCGTGCGTTCTACCCGACCGATGCCAAAATTATTCAGATTGATATCAACCCGGCCAGCATCGGCGCGCACAGTAAGGTGGATATGGCACTGGTCGGTGATATCAAATCGACTCTGCGTGCATTGCTGCCTTTAGTGGAAGAAAAAACCGATCGCAAATTCCTTGATAAAGCGCTGGAAAATTACCGCGATGCCCGTAAAGGGCTGGACGATTTAGCCAAACCTAGCGAGAAAGCGATTCACCCGCAATATCTGGCGCAGCAAATTAGCCATTTTGCTGCCGATGACGCCATTTTCACCTGTGATGTCGGCACACCAACGGTATGGGCGGCGCGTTATCTGAAAATGAACGGCAAGCGCCGCCTGTTAGGTTCGTTTAACCACGGTTCAATGGCCAACGCCATGCCGCAGGCGCTGGGTGCTCAGGCGACAGAGCCAGAACGTCAAGTGGTCGCCATGTGCGGTGATGGTGGTTTCAGTATGTTGATGGGCGATTTTCTCTCAGTGGTACAAATGAAGCTGCCAGTGAAAATTATCGTCTTTAACAACAGCGTGCTGGGCTTTGTAGCGATGGAGATGAAAGCCGGAGGCTACCTGACTGACGGCACCGAACTGCACGACACCAACTTTGCCCGCATTGCTGAAGCGTGCGGTATTACGGGCATCCGCGTAGAAAAAGCCGCTGAAGTCGATGAAGCCTTGCAACGCGCCTTTTCCATCGACGGCCCGGTGCTGGTGGATGTGGTAGTCGCGAAAGAAGAGTTAGCCATTCCGCCGCAGATCAAACTCGAACAGGCCAAAGGATTTAGCCTGTATATGTTGCGCGCAATCATCAGCGGACGCGGTGACGAAGTGATCGAACTGGCGAAAACGAACTGGCTAAGGTAA